The Chitinophagaceae bacterium genome window below encodes:
- a CDS encoding Gfo/Idh/MocA family oxidoreductase has translation MMKKRTQSRREFLSNSIKASAIFALPSIVPFSVFGKNAPGNRINVAAIGSGRISRIHDMPGVWGQNYAQLMAVCDLDSNRAAEGKTLVNDFYSKRDGKPFDGVKVYTDYRELLQNKDIDAVLISTPDHTHAMIGAAAARAGKHIYMQKPASLTIAEGRIISNVIQKSGVKFQIGSQQRSSEQFRYAAELVRNGRIGKLKTVYVGLPGDPPGGKTDEMPVPKNLDYDMWLASTPEVYYTEDRVHPQVGYGRPGWLRCEQFGAGMITGWGAHHIDSAHWGMGMESSGPVEIWNEKAEFATGGLWNVHGVFKTGATYANGVTMIVSNEFQNGIKFEGTTGWIFVSRGDYQVTSSDGNAGTAQAKKIDASDPKLLTSVIAENEFHFTVSKDHHANWLEAIRDNKKTIAPVEEAHRACSACLLHHIAMKLNRKLYWDPAKEQFNNDDEANKLLSRPQRKGYEVK, from the coding sequence ATGATGAAAAAAAGAACACAGTCCCGCCGGGAGTTTCTGAGCAATTCGATTAAAGCATCTGCAATATTTGCGTTGCCGTCAATTGTTCCTTTCAGTGTGTTTGGAAAAAATGCACCAGGTAACCGCATTAACGTTGCGGCAATTGGCTCCGGCCGTATTTCACGCATTCACGATATGCCCGGTGTATGGGGTCAGAATTATGCTCAGCTGATGGCAGTGTGTGACCTGGATTCAAACAGAGCTGCGGAAGGAAAAACATTGGTGAATGATTTTTACTCAAAAAGAGATGGCAAACCATTTGACGGTGTAAAAGTTTATACAGATTACCGTGAACTGTTACAGAATAAAGATATTGATGCAGTATTGATAAGTACACCCGATCATACTCATGCCATGATTGGAGCTGCAGCAGCACGTGCAGGTAAACATATTTATATGCAGAAGCCTGCATCACTTACGATTGCTGAAGGAAGAATCATCAGCAATGTGATACAGAAAAGCGGCGTAAAATTTCAGATAGGAAGTCAGCAGCGGAGCAGTGAACAATTCCGTTATGCAGCAGAGTTGGTTCGTAATGGCCGCATTGGAAAACTGAAAACTGTTTATGTTGGTTTGCCCGGTGATCCGCCCGGAGGAAAGACAGACGAAATGCCTGTTCCAAAAAACTTGGATTATGATATGTGGCTTGCATCAACTCCTGAAGTGTATTATACTGAAGACCGTGTACATCCGCAAGTTGGTTATGGTCGTCCCGGTTGGTTACGTTGTGAGCAGTTTGGTGCAGGTATGATAACCGGATGGGGTGCACATCATATTGATTCTGCACATTGGGGCATGGGTATGGAAAGCAGCGGACCTGTTGAAATCTGGAATGAAAAAGCTGAGTTTGCAACAGGTGGATTGTGGAATGTACATGGAGTATTTAAAACCGGTGCAACCTATGCAAACGGTGTTACAATGATTGTAAGCAACGAGTTTCAAAACGGGATAAAATTTGAAGGAACAACCGGATGGATTTTTGTTTCAAGAGGAGATTACCAGGTTACATCATCTGATGGCAATGCCGGAACAGCACAGGCGAAGAAAATTGATGCCAGCGATCCAAAGCTCCTTACATCTGTAATAGCTGAAAACGAATTTCATTTTACTGTAAGTAAAGATCATCATGCCAACTGGCTGGAAGCGATCCGTGATAATAAAAAAACAATTGCACCGGTTGAAGAAGCACACCGTGCCTGCTCAGCCTGCCTGCTGCATCATATAGCTATGAAGCTAAACAGGAAATTATACTGGGACCCCGCAAAGGAGCAATTTAATAATGATGATGAAGCAAATAAACTCCTGTCGAGGCCACAACGCAAAGGCTATGAAGTGAAATAG
- a CDS encoding cupin domain-containing protein: MKKILAILFLLPLYTLAQQDSVLSGVYNWAELASSTINKISSTVLLEGKTHDFKWIQLTANSLNPSPVRIKQTVPKNQEQLIIVKTGTLQIGLGDSTFALNAGSVAILMPGKKILLNSIKPCSFYIMKYRSKAPKDLQRGKNNGGSFIKFWEAIPFKPNNNGGGRRDFFEHPTAMQKRFEMHVTTLKEGLRSHDPHTHRAEEIIIMIEGDTEMQIGENFAKGKTGDFFYLGSNILHGIKNIGTKPCMYFAIQFE, from the coding sequence ATGAAAAAAATACTTGCCATATTATTCCTGCTCCCGCTTTACACTTTGGCGCAGCAGGACTCAGTCTTATCAGGAGTTTACAATTGGGCTGAGCTAGCTTCATCAACAATCAATAAAATTTCTTCCACTGTATTGCTGGAAGGAAAAACCCATGACTTTAAATGGATACAGTTAACTGCAAACAGTTTAAATCCATCACCTGTAAGAATCAAACAAACTGTTCCCAAAAACCAGGAACAATTAATTATTGTGAAAACAGGTACCCTGCAAATTGGCTTGGGCGATTCAACCTTTGCACTGAATGCCGGAAGTGTAGCAATATTAATGCCCGGAAAAAAGATTTTACTCAACAGTATAAAGCCCTGCAGTTTTTATATTATGAAATACCGGAGCAAAGCCCCAAAGGATCTGCAAAGGGGAAAAAACAATGGAGGCTCGTTTATAAAATTCTGGGAAGCCATTCCGTTTAAACCAAACAATAACGGCGGTGGCAGAAGAGATTTTTTTGAACATCCTACTGCCATGCAGAAAAGATTTGAAATGCATGTTACCACGCTGAAAGAAGGACTGAGAAGCCACGATCCACATACGCACCGTGCAGAAGAAATAATAATCATGATAGAAGGTGATACCGAAATGCAGATAGGTGAAAATTTCGCCAAAGGAAAAACAGGTGATTTCTTTTATCTTGGAAGTAATATACTTCATGGAATAAAAAATATTGGTACAAAACCCTGCATGTATTTTGCCATTCAGTTTGAATAA
- a CDS encoding alpha/beta hydrolase — translation MNSFAQYPRVDIPGSEVRKITSSIVTGQEYELHILLPGSYRSSTKKFPVVYLMDSQWDFSLVKSIFGQQYYDGFIPELIIVGVTWGGIKPNPDSLRARDYTSTKETRAPQSGGADKFLSFIKNELFPFIEKNYKADSANRILMGCSLGGLFTVYTLFTQPELFTGYAAASPAIGWDREVMYQFEKEFYQKKLSKPVRLYMTVGDVESSRPAYEKFAAQMIGRNYSSVSIQSKILENTGHSGTKSETYSRGLQYIFERPKLSLDTKLLDKYAGIYVSATGNRIEIKKENGSLVLFYSPFNKYQLYASTETGFYSTSEFLNIDFKIENGKASALQLERFGGTDLLKKIN, via the coding sequence ATGAATAGTTTTGCTCAATATCCCCGTGTGGATATCCCCGGTTCTGAAGTAAGAAAAATTACTTCTTCCATTGTTACCGGGCAGGAATATGAATTGCATATCCTGTTACCGGGCAGTTACAGGAGCAGTACAAAAAAATTTCCTGTTGTGTACCTGATGGATTCTCAATGGGATTTCTCACTGGTAAAATCAATTTTCGGTCAGCAGTATTATGATGGCTTTATTCCTGAACTGATTATTGTGGGCGTAACATGGGGAGGAATAAAACCAAACCCCGACAGTTTAAGAGCAAGAGATTATACTTCAACTAAAGAAACAAGAGCTCCGCAAAGTGGTGGTGCAGATAAATTTCTTTCCTTCATAAAAAATGAACTGTTCCCGTTTATTGAAAAAAATTATAAAGCCGATAGTGCAAACAGAATATTAATGGGCTGTTCACTTGGAGGATTATTTACAGTATATACATTGTTCACTCAACCGGAACTGTTTACAGGCTATGCCGCTGCCAGCCCTGCTATTGGCTGGGATAGGGAAGTAATGTACCAGTTTGAAAAAGAGTTTTATCAGAAAAAATTATCCAAACCTGTGCGTTTGTATATGACGGTTGGAGATGTGGAAAGCAGCCGACCTGCTTATGAAAAATTTGCCGCACAAATGATCGGCAGGAACTACTCATCAGTAAGCATTCAATCAAAAATATTAGAAAACACCGGGCATTCAGGAACAAAATCAGAAACATACAGCAGAGGTCTTCAATATATTTTTGAACGGCCGAAGCTGAGTCTTGATACAAAGCTGCTGGATAAATATGCCGGTATTTATGTATCAGCAACGGGAAACAGAATTGAAATAAAAAAGGAAAACGGCAGCCTCGTTTTATTCTATTCCCCTTTCAATAAATACCAGCTGTATGCATCAACTGAAACAGGCTTTTATTCAACGTCAGAATTTCTGAACATTGATTTCAAAATAGAAAACGGCAAAGCAAGTGCCTTGCAATTGGAAAGATTTGGCGGGACTGATTTATTAAAAAAGATTAACTAA